Proteins encoded within one genomic window of Phototrophicus methaneseepsis:
- a CDS encoding carbohydrate ABC transporter permease, with protein MMQTVTTQSIRKQQPKVTETITFTKRISQIGTIALALLLGFFVLVYVLLPIYWMVKSSFQTNYEIQSVPPLWLPTQFSLDTYRDAVTLIPIGRYMLNSLFVSSLTAVFATTIAAMAAYVLARFRFRFASLILGIILFTQLIPHITRVFPIYFFLQDLGLLNTYFGLIFAYTGFSIPYAVMMLQSYFRSSCPPELEEAGMIDGCSYFGAFWRIVLPVSLPGIVAIGTFTFLGAWNDFLWASLLLNRGELKTLQVGLREFMGEGGTIQNANVFMAACVLATIPAVILFIFLQRYMINGISAGAIKG; from the coding sequence ATGATGCAGACAGTAACAACACAGTCTATCCGCAAACAGCAGCCAAAAGTGACAGAGACCATCACGTTTACGAAACGTATTAGCCAGATCGGCACGATTGCTCTCGCGCTTTTGCTGGGCTTCTTTGTTCTGGTCTATGTGCTGCTACCCATTTATTGGATGGTAAAAAGCTCCTTCCAGACCAATTACGAGATCCAATCTGTGCCACCGCTGTGGTTGCCGACACAGTTTTCATTGGATACATATCGCGATGCCGTGACACTCATCCCAATTGGGCGCTATATGCTCAATTCATTGTTTGTTTCCAGCTTGACGGCTGTTTTTGCGACGACAATTGCGGCTATGGCTGCTTACGTTCTGGCACGGTTCCGCTTTCGTTTTGCAAGTCTGATCCTGGGAATCATCCTGTTTACCCAGTTGATCCCTCACATTACCCGTGTGTTCCCGATCTACTTCTTCTTGCAGGACCTGGGTTTGCTCAATACCTACTTTGGCTTGATTTTTGCATATACAGGCTTCTCGATTCCGTATGCAGTGATGATGCTGCAAAGTTACTTCCGGTCTAGCTGCCCGCCGGAACTTGAAGAGGCTGGCATGATCGATGGGTGCAGCTACTTTGGTGCATTTTGGCGTATTGTGCTGCCTGTATCGCTGCCTGGGATTGTTGCGATTGGTACGTTTACGTTCCTGGGTGCGTGGAATGACTTCCTGTGGGCAAGCCTATTACTGAACCGGGGTGAACTGAAGACGCTGCAGGTCGGGCTGCGTGAATTCATGGGCGAGGGCGGTACGATCCAGAATGCGAATGTATTTATGGCTGCTTGTGTCCTGGCGACGATTCCGGCTGTGATCCTCTTCATCTTCTTACAGCGTTACATGATTAACGGTATTTCAGCAGGTGCCATCAAAGGTTAG
- a CDS encoding carbohydrate ABC transporter permease, with amino-acid sequence MSESRKNLFCYLMVSPALILVVLLGILPMLQSLVMAFQEYNLLTIRRVGTPFVGLDNFTTLFSEPLFLQTLVQTILFVVIVVGFVIILGLLASQVLNQNFLGRSAIRTLFLLPWFIPPVIAAGIWKWLLNTNLSPINAVLRDVGLIQTNIGFLTDTNTVGPFSLPMLVVSLVRTWNGLPFVTVMLLAGLQSIPSEVYEAAKIDGASAFRRFTDITLPLVRPIIIVVATLLSISGIGYFEVNYVMTGGGPRDLTNILGVYAYDQAFTFYRFDYAATASSVILILTSVIAFFYIRYMLKGD; translated from the coding sequence ATGAGTGAATCACGGAAAAATCTCTTTTGTTATTTGATGGTTTCGCCAGCCTTGATCCTGGTAGTCCTGCTTGGCATTTTGCCCATGCTGCAATCATTGGTGATGGCTTTTCAGGAATATAATCTGCTGACGATCCGGCGTGTTGGTACGCCGTTTGTCGGCCTGGATAATTTTACAACGCTCTTCTCTGAGCCGCTTTTCTTGCAAACGTTGGTGCAGACGATTCTCTTTGTCGTCATCGTCGTTGGCTTTGTCATCATACTGGGCCTGTTAGCCTCTCAGGTGTTGAATCAGAACTTCCTTGGGCGGTCTGCCATTCGGACGCTGTTCTTGCTGCCCTGGTTTATCCCCCCTGTGATCGCAGCAGGCATCTGGAAGTGGCTGCTCAATACGAACCTCAGCCCCATTAATGCTGTCCTGCGCGATGTCGGTTTGATCCAGACCAATATTGGCTTTTTAACAGATACCAACACGGTCGGGCCGTTCAGCCTGCCTATGCTGGTTGTTTCGCTGGTACGTACCTGGAATGGGCTGCCCTTCGTTACAGTGATGCTGTTGGCGGGTTTGCAATCCATCCCCAGCGAAGTTTACGAAGCCGCCAAGATCGATGGTGCATCTGCCTTCCGCCGGTTTACGGATATTACACTCCCACTGGTACGGCCCATTATCATCGTTGTTGCGACGCTGCTTTCAATCTCTGGTATTGGCTACTTTGAAGTCAACTACGTTATGACAGGAGGTGGCCCGCGAGACTTAACCAATATCCTGGGCGTTTACGCCTATGATCAGGCGTTTACTTTCTATCGATTTGACTATGCCGCGACGGCGAGTTCGGTCATCCTGATCCTCACGAGCGTGATTGCATTCTTTTACATCCGCTATATGTTGAAGGGGGACTAA
- a CDS encoding ABC transporter substrate-binding protein gives MVKRGLSRRDFLRTTGLGMGSALALNAINGFVTFAQNGITFWTHPYGDTVEWARFMEELMAEFTAETGIPVTLETLSWDNAGQTWLLVASGGAHPDAADMWWLYTNAAIGGDEYGPMPLTEYQEEYFPDLNERFIEAALQDVFWNGDFYGIPWRGDIRPMIYRTDIFEENGLTAAPDNWDEIVEYAKTLTVRDDAGNVERWGFSFGSSTPLTALFPYYWAAGGEFMTEDGVTATIDNDEMRQTLQWMYDLIWTHQVVDPNFMEEGYDPAAEFQNGRLAMIGGVSDSYGQDLTRDYPELDGQWMMAIPPMGPERRVAFSGAGYWGLLRGTEHVEESLQLIQFLARDENMLKFAERTARVSANKAVMNADFWQDAEWKRVIVETIDYAHTSQHAAPGWSIISAQTRGSVLYDLFYDTLVLQQDIDEVVTRAQQQMQEVMDQSAL, from the coding sequence ATGGTTAAGCGTGGTTTATCTCGTCGTGATTTCTTACGGACGACTGGCCTTGGCATGGGTAGTGCCCTGGCACTGAATGCTATCAATGGTTTTGTGACTTTTGCCCAGAATGGCATTACTTTCTGGACACATCCTTATGGCGATACCGTTGAATGGGCCCGGTTTATGGAAGAACTCATGGCTGAGTTCACAGCGGAGACGGGTATCCCTGTTACCCTGGAGACGCTGAGCTGGGATAACGCCGGTCAGACGTGGTTGCTGGTTGCTTCTGGTGGCGCGCACCCGGATGCGGCTGATATGTGGTGGCTGTATACCAATGCCGCAATTGGTGGGGATGAGTACGGTCCTATGCCGCTGACTGAATATCAGGAAGAATACTTCCCGGATTTGAACGAGCGCTTTATTGAAGCCGCTTTGCAGGATGTGTTCTGGAATGGCGATTTCTACGGCATTCCATGGCGTGGTGATATTCGCCCGATGATTTATCGCACGGACATCTTTGAAGAAAATGGCCTGACAGCGGCCCCCGATAATTGGGACGAAATCGTTGAATATGCCAAGACACTGACGGTCCGCGATGATGCGGGTAATGTCGAGCGTTGGGGCTTTTCCTTTGGTAGTTCCACCCCGTTGACGGCGTTGTTCCCTTACTATTGGGCAGCGGGTGGCGAGTTCATGACAGAAGATGGTGTGACGGCGACGATCGACAATGATGAAATGCGCCAGACACTGCAATGGATGTATGATCTCATCTGGACGCATCAGGTTGTTGATCCAAACTTCATGGAAGAAGGCTATGATCCTGCTGCTGAGTTCCAGAATGGTCGTCTCGCCATGATCGGTGGTGTTAGCGATAGCTATGGGCAGGACCTGACGCGGGATTACCCCGAACTTGATGGTCAATGGATGATGGCAATCCCGCCAATGGGGCCGGAACGCCGTGTTGCCTTCAGCGGTGCTGGTTACTGGGGTTTGCTGCGGGGCACAGAGCACGTTGAAGAATCCTTACAGCTCATTCAGTTCCTGGCTCGTGATGAAAATATGCTCAAGTTTGCAGAGCGTACGGCTCGTGTCAGCGCGAATAAGGCTGTCATGAATGCTGACTTCTGGCAGGACGCAGAATGGAAGCGGGTCATCGTCGAAACGATAGACTATGCACACACATCCCAACATGCTGCCCCTGGCTGGTCTATCATTTCAGCGCAAACTCGTGGCTCAGTCCTCTACGATCTTTTCTACGATACCCTTGTGTTGCAACAGGATATTGACGAAGTTGTAACGCGTGCACAACAGCAGATGCAAGAAGTTATGGATCAGTCCGCGCTTTAA
- a CDS encoding sugar phosphate isomerase/epimerase family protein gives MQLGISSWAFQWLAGRPGHPPPSPLTPLGLLDKATSLGVKVVQIADNLPIHAYPEDVIAEFGAVAHDRRMTIEVGTSGLDPENLCRYLELAKQFGSKLVRTNSARPDGDAGFAKAVEQLQSVMPLYEKAGILLALENYDHFPVGELAHLIRAVDSPNIGSCVDPGNSLSCNEDTAHVLDALAPLAFNLHVKDIAIFREPYNMGFLVEGRACGQGQLDFSWLIGRIQEEGLEDVNAILECWTPWQGSIEASLQLEDVWIKESIRYLRALIPN, from the coding sequence ATGCAACTCGGAATCAGTTCCTGGGCATTCCAATGGCTGGCTGGTCGACCTGGACATCCGCCACCCTCGCCTTTGACGCCCTTGGGCTTACTGGATAAAGCGACCTCATTAGGGGTAAAGGTGGTGCAGATTGCTGATAATCTGCCAATCCATGCCTATCCTGAAGATGTCATCGCGGAATTTGGAGCCGTTGCGCATGATCGGCGTATGACGATTGAAGTGGGGACCAGTGGGCTTGACCCAGAGAATTTATGTCGCTATCTGGAGCTTGCTAAGCAGTTTGGTTCTAAGTTGGTTCGTACAAATTCTGCACGACCTGACGGTGATGCAGGCTTCGCGAAAGCGGTTGAGCAACTCCAATCTGTCATGCCTCTTTACGAAAAAGCTGGCATCCTGCTCGCTCTAGAAAACTACGATCATTTTCCCGTTGGTGAGCTGGCTCATCTCATCCGTGCTGTCGATAGCCCAAATATTGGGAGCTGTGTCGACCCTGGGAACAGCTTGAGCTGTAATGAAGATACCGCGCACGTACTCGATGCACTGGCTCCTCTGGCGTTCAATCTCCATGTTAAAGATATTGCCATCTTCCGAGAGCCATACAACATGGGCTTTTTAGTAGAAGGCCGTGCGTGTGGGCAGGGCCAGCTCGATTTTTCCTGGCTGATTGGCCGTATTCAAGAGGAGGGACTAGAAGATGTAAATGCAATCCTGGAATGCTGGACACCGTGGCAGGGTTCAATCGAAGCGTCGCTGCAACTTGAAGATGTGTGGATTAAAGAAAGTATTCGTTACCTCAGGGCCCTGATTCCAAATTAG
- a CDS encoding sugar phosphate isomerase/epimerase family protein, with translation MGQTRDRFQVWGPPYTLEEKVQRAAQVENLGAVEVVYPQEFEDVACTKKLLDDAGLVCSTVNVNIKGDPMFHMGGLTHPNPEVRAKAVEYLKRGMDISVEMGCNLVTCCPLGDGHDYSFQMDYIQAWGWFIEGIREAAQHRSDVKLSLEYKANETRARVIMGSATSALHVCDQVGLDNVGVTIDIGHALYAPETPSLSIAQLNHAGKLFLFHINDNYRNWDWDLVPGSVNWWDWVENMLYIEKVGYDGWVVSDVMPGRLDSIQVLNAVSRSIKRAKNLLDKVDHDELWAAIRSNNAMAAYDLFYKELGLD, from the coding sequence ATGGGCCAAACTCGCGATCGCTTCCAGGTATGGGGCCCGCCTTACACGTTGGAGGAGAAGGTCCAGCGTGCTGCACAGGTAGAGAACCTGGGTGCGGTAGAAGTCGTTTATCCTCAAGAATTTGAAGATGTTGCCTGTACGAAAAAACTGCTTGATGATGCTGGATTAGTTTGTTCGACAGTCAACGTCAATATTAAAGGCGACCCCATGTTCCACATGGGTGGGCTGACACACCCTAATCCTGAAGTGCGCGCTAAGGCTGTTGAATATTTAAAGCGCGGTATGGATATCTCTGTGGAGATGGGCTGTAACTTGGTGACGTGCTGCCCCCTGGGGGATGGGCACGATTACAGCTTCCAGATGGATTATATTCAGGCCTGGGGCTGGTTTATCGAAGGTATCCGAGAAGCTGCTCAACATCGCAGCGATGTCAAGCTCTCCCTGGAATACAAAGCGAACGAAACCCGGGCCCGCGTCATCATGGGCTCTGCAACATCTGCACTCCATGTCTGTGATCAGGTTGGGTTGGATAACGTCGGCGTGACGATTGACATCGGCCATGCGCTCTATGCGCCTGAAACGCCGTCCCTTTCGATCGCACAATTGAATCATGCGGGCAAGCTCTTTCTCTTCCACATCAACGATAACTATCGCAACTGGGACTGGGACCTCGTACCCGGCAGTGTGAATTGGTGGGATTGGGTGGAGAACATGCTCTACATCGAGAAGGTTGGCTATGACGGATGGGTCGTCAGTGATGTGATGCCGGGCCGTCTGGATTCTATCCAGGTCCTGAATGCTGTGAGCCGTTCCATCAAACGCGCGAAGAACCTGCTAGATAAAGTCGATCACGATGAACTTTGGGCCGCAATCCGCAGCAATAACGCTATGGCTGCATATGACCTGTTCTATAAAGAACTGGGCCTGGATTAG
- a CDS encoding FadR/GntR family transcriptional regulator, translating into MTNTPNSFKSVKRGGIVDDIIEIIKQALITDELKPGQRLPSEMELMEQFGVSRNSLREAIKMLDALGVVDVRRGDGTYIASESSSRNLRPLIFAMLLKTNATKDLVELRTLTEVGYCQLAGSNGTEEDFKMIESAATAWEAEALKEERDYDLLIQLDLQFHQSIIRATHNELVILLADTVEEMFFHTVRDAHTQDEVIRFGVEGHRKIAEVLKTRDSDRIRDVVTYSLKYWRDQFLKKKNTSLNIPGNGADGDRSPELD; encoded by the coding sequence GTGACCAACACGCCCAATTCTTTCAAGTCAGTTAAACGTGGTGGCATCGTCGATGACATCATTGAAATTATCAAGCAAGCTCTTATTACTGATGAACTTAAACCCGGCCAACGCTTGCCATCAGAGATGGAGTTGATGGAACAGTTTGGCGTGAGCCGCAACAGTTTGCGAGAAGCGATTAAAATGCTCGATGCACTTGGCGTTGTGGATGTTCGCCGTGGTGATGGTACTTATATTGCGAGCGAATCTTCCTCCCGCAACCTGCGCCCTCTTATTTTTGCGATGCTTCTGAAAACGAATGCAACGAAAGATCTTGTTGAGCTGAGAACGCTGACTGAGGTCGGCTACTGCCAGTTGGCTGGCTCCAACGGCACAGAAGAAGACTTTAAGATGATAGAATCTGCTGCTACTGCATGGGAAGCAGAAGCGTTGAAAGAGGAGCGGGATTACGACTTGCTGATTCAGTTGGATTTGCAGTTTCATCAGAGTATCATCCGCGCCACGCACAATGAACTGGTTATTTTACTGGCGGACACTGTGGAGGAAATGTTCTTCCATACAGTACGGGATGCCCATACGCAGGATGAAGTCATTAGGTTTGGTGTCGAAGGGCATCGGAAAATCGCAGAAGTGCTAAAAACACGTGACAGCGACAGAATACGTGATGTTGTGACGTACAGCCTCAAGTATTGGCGCGATCAGTTCTTAAAGAAGAAAAATACCAGCCTTAATATCCCTGGAAATGGCGCAGATGGTGATCGTTCGCCCGAACTTGATTGA
- a CDS encoding ABC transporter permease, translated as MHSDTLAEGPSKLEREEQKPVQLGPTNTLWRDAFRRLIRHKLAVFGSIVLLIVLIMGLFGPFVAPYDPNAMDFAVRFAPPTLAHPMGTDDFGRDIFSRVIYGARVSLQVGFVAVSVATVVGTALGLIAGYSNRIVDEVIMRAMDVLYAFPAILLAIAILAALGRGIGNAMLAIGLVYIPIFARIARGAVLGIRNEEFIVAAKAMGARDFRIVMTHILPNVLSPIIVEITLSLAFAILSEAALSFFGLGTQPPDPSWGRMLSEGRDFFRQSAWMGVFPGLAIFFTVMGFNFLGDGLRDALDPKLRR; from the coding sequence ATGCATAGTGATACATTGGCCGAAGGCCCTTCAAAGCTCGAGCGTGAAGAACAAAAACCAGTCCAATTAGGCCCGACCAATACACTGTGGCGTGATGCCTTCCGACGCTTAATCCGGCATAAACTGGCTGTGTTTGGCTCCATTGTGCTGCTTATCGTCCTGATTATGGGGCTGTTTGGTCCATTTGTCGCACCTTATGATCCGAATGCGATGGATTTCGCTGTCCGGTTTGCACCGCCCACACTTGCACACCCCATGGGGACGGATGACTTTGGCAGAGATATCTTCTCGCGTGTCATTTATGGGGCGCGCGTCTCTTTGCAGGTCGGTTTTGTGGCGGTGAGCGTGGCGACCGTTGTCGGCACGGCCCTGGGCCTGATTGCCGGGTATAGCAACCGCATCGTTGATGAGGTTATTATGCGTGCCATGGATGTGCTTTATGCCTTCCCGGCGATTTTGCTTGCGATTGCGATTCTGGCCGCGTTGGGGCGTGGTATTGGGAATGCGATGCTGGCAATCGGCTTGGTATATATCCCCATTTTTGCGCGTATTGCTCGTGGTGCCGTCCTGGGCATCCGCAATGAAGAATTCATCGTTGCCGCTAAGGCTATGGGTGCGCGCGATTTTCGTATTGTCATGACGCATATTTTGCCCAATGTTTTATCCCCTATCATCGTTGAGATCACGCTGAGCCTCGCCTTTGCGATCCTCTCTGAGGCGGCGTTGAGCTTCTTTGGTTTAGGGACGCAGCCACCAGATCCTAGTTGGGGGCGTATGCTTTCAGAAGGCCGTGATTTCTTCCGTCAATCTGCCTGGATGGGCGTCTTCCCGGGGCTTGCTATCTTCTTCACGGTAATGGGCTTTAACTTCCTGGGCGATGGCTTACGGGATGCATTGGACCCGAAACTACGGCGCTAA
- a CDS encoding ABC transporter permease → MNYRYILQRLFLAVVVILGVTFVVFMIVQIVPGDPARVVLGPYASDESVAGLRERLGLNRPFFEQYFTWLGGIVQGDFGQSLLNGQDVATQLLGRVGPSLELAFVSLFIGLAIAFPIGIISAIRPGSAIDIVATLFSQIGVSVPTFWMGILLMIFFSLTLGVLPPGGYTPFSEDPGDWLAHIILPAFTAGFVSASIQTRFIRSAMLDILNANFIQTARAKGLSERAVIIRHAMRNAMINIVTIIGLQITALFSGLVIVEVVFSWPGLGRLALNAVLERDYPMLQGAVFVVALVVTIVNLLIDLLYFVLDPRIEYA, encoded by the coding sequence ATGAATTATCGGTATATCCTCCAGAGACTCTTCCTAGCAGTTGTTGTGATCCTTGGCGTCACATTTGTTGTTTTTATGATTGTTCAGATTGTCCCTGGCGACCCGGCTCGTGTGGTTCTTGGTCCTTATGCGAGCGATGAATCCGTTGCTGGCCTGCGCGAGCGTTTAGGCTTGAATCGACCCTTCTTCGAGCAGTATTTCACGTGGCTAGGGGGTATTGTTCAAGGGGACTTTGGGCAGAGTTTATTAAATGGGCAGGATGTCGCAACGCAGCTCTTAGGGCGTGTGGGTCCCTCTCTTGAATTAGCTTTTGTGTCTTTGTTTATCGGGTTAGCGATTGCATTCCCGATTGGCATTATCTCTGCCATCAGGCCGGGTAGCGCAATAGATATTGTTGCAACTTTGTTCAGCCAGATTGGCGTTTCTGTGCCGACCTTCTGGATGGGCATTTTGTTGATGATCTTCTTCTCATTGACGCTGGGTGTTTTGCCTCCAGGTGGGTATACACCATTTTCCGAAGATCCGGGCGATTGGCTTGCTCATATTATTTTGCCAGCGTTTACAGCCGGCTTCGTCAGCGCTTCTATTCAAACGCGGTTTATCCGCAGCGCTATGCTGGATATTTTGAATGCGAACTTCATCCAGACGGCGCGTGCAAAGGGCCTTTCTGAACGAGCTGTGATTATCCGGCATGCCATGCGCAATGCTATGATTAATATTGTGACCATTATTGGCTTGCAGATAACAGCGCTGTTCAGTGGCCTTGTGATTGTGGAAGTCGTCTTTTCATGGCCTGGCTTGGGGCGTTTGGCGCTCAATGCTGTGCTGGAACGTGATTATCCCATGTTGCAAGGTGCCGTTTTCGTGGTTGCGCTCGTGGTGACGATCGTAAATCTTTTGATTGACTTGCTGTATTTTGTATTAGATCCACGGATTGAATATGCATAG
- a CDS encoding ABC transporter substrate-binding protein encodes MKKVALFAPLLLVIALVTGMGFSVSAQTSGGVLHAAHDAEWTGLDPHVASTVSSFYVLANVVESLTTMDDNIEIAPLLATEWEQSEDGNTWTFHLREGVLFSNGEELTADTVVFSMNRILNPDTGSGRVSSVGGPDAVWEAVDTYTVTVTTPEPNAILPILLTNRGTSIVHPDSVDENGVIVVPIGTGPFTVEDLDGTISMTLAKNENYWQEGLPYLDAVEVTVIQEDAAREAALLGGEVDFITSIAPQAVEALQENPDVEVQVAPALAYKYLGLNLTREPLDNKLVRQAIAYAINREEICAAGDFGLCTPLYGGPIDTSSPWYFDYAPYEQDLDKARELLAEAGYPDGFEMELMPTSTYQDSVRQAQVLQAQLAQVGITTTINAPEWAEWLELEGSFQFDGYLCSWNGLTDVENYYYLQHRTDEVFNFTGYSNPEFDALVDEGRTMSDFDERYAIYEQANQILVDDAPYVYFYNPAFVRAMSPNVEGYVLRSDNANLYMNTWLGEGE; translated from the coding sequence ATGAAAAAGGTTGCTTTATTTGCACCGCTTTTGCTCGTTATCGCCCTTGTTACAGGAATGGGTTTTTCCGTTTCTGCACAGACTTCTGGCGGCGTCTTGCACGCGGCACATGATGCCGAATGGACCGGGCTGGACCCGCATGTAGCCAGTACTGTATCCAGCTTCTATGTTCTGGCGAATGTGGTTGAATCACTGACCACCATGGATGACAATATCGAAATTGCGCCTCTGTTGGCTACGGAGTGGGAACAATCTGAAGATGGCAATACCTGGACGTTCCATCTTCGTGAGGGTGTGCTCTTCTCTAATGGCGAAGAATTAACTGCTGATACGGTTGTCTTCTCCATGAACCGCATCCTGAACCCAGACACCGGTTCTGGCCGTGTGTCCTCCGTTGGTGGCCCAGATGCTGTTTGGGAAGCTGTAGATACATACACAGTCACCGTCACCACCCCTGAGCCGAACGCGATTCTGCCGATCCTGCTGACGAACCGTGGTACCTCTATCGTTCATCCCGACAGCGTGGACGAAAATGGCGTGATCGTCGTCCCCATTGGGACAGGGCCCTTCACTGTCGAAGACCTGGATGGCACGATCAGCATGACGCTGGCGAAGAACGAAAATTACTGGCAAGAAGGCTTGCCTTACCTGGATGCTGTTGAAGTGACTGTCATCCAGGAAGATGCTGCTCGTGAAGCTGCGCTGCTTGGTGGCGAAGTCGACTTCATAACCAGCATTGCTCCGCAAGCTGTTGAAGCACTGCAGGAAAACCCGGACGTTGAAGTTCAGGTTGCTCCGGCACTGGCTTACAAGTATCTGGGCCTGAACCTGACGCGTGAACCTCTGGATAACAAGCTGGTTCGTCAGGCGATTGCCTACGCCATCAACCGCGAAGAAATTTGCGCGGCTGGCGACTTCGGCCTGTGCACGCCGCTCTATGGTGGCCCGATTGATACCAGTAGTCCCTGGTACTTCGACTATGCACCGTACGAACAGGACCTGGATAAGGCCCGCGAACTGCTGGCAGAAGCAGGTTACCCGGATGGCTTCGAAATGGAACTGATGCCGACCTCAACCTATCAGGATTCTGTCCGTCAGGCTCAGGTTCTGCAGGCTCAGTTGGCACAGGTGGGTATCACCACGACCATCAATGCGCCGGAATGGGCTGAATGGCTGGAACTTGAAGGTAGCTTCCAGTTCGATGGCTACCTCTGCAGTTGGAACGGCCTGACCGACGTTGAGAACTACTACTACCTGCAGCATCGTACTGACGAAGTCTTCAACTTCACCGGTTACAGCAACCCAGAATTCGATGCTCTGGTTGACGAAGGTCGTACGATGTCCGACTTTGACGAACGCTATGCAATCTACGAACAGGCTAACCAAATCCTTGTCGACGATGCCCCGTATGTTTACTTCTACAATCCGGCCTTCGTCCGTGCGATGAGCCCGAATGTTGAAGGTTACGTCCTGCGTTCCGATAACGCTAACCTGTACATGAACACATGGCTGGGTGAAGGCGAATAA